In one window of Leptospira sp. GIMC2001 DNA:
- a CDS encoding HAMP domain-containing sensor histidine kinase gives MRSFFSTLLLSNWAYLLSLFITALGVLYLDSILNPELRILLFSVFFMGAMFGSFYISYSIAKIVIAPLAKVEKKTDEINAGDFGTELTRPDIRELAKLTESINGMARRLKNQFVDLTLEKEKFNSLLQNLKEGVFAVDITNKVLFQNKNIPDLFIAPNSQSQLIQDCILNPTLLQLIDDSIRDQEEKRETIVSNHHYYNIRIYPLRSNNSIFIYMGVILDVTEEKQNQIIREQFFQNASHELKTPITSIKGFTETLENTLKLASDSQEKKFLDAILRNTDRMIRIIEDMMEISKLESLSTKLMLEKFDLNELVQNIKLSLSSIFDKKNQILKISIPSPFMINADLVLMEHLIINLVSNASAYSNENSEIVVLALRKGESTVLEVIDNGIGIGSEDADRIFERFYRVDSNRSRKGGGTGLGLSIVKHISRLHGGDVVAVSNPEGGSIFRVSIPD, from the coding sequence ATGCGTAGTTTCTTCTCAACTTTACTTCTCAGCAATTGGGCTTATTTACTATCTCTATTTATTACTGCTCTTGGAGTTCTCTATCTTGATTCAATCCTCAATCCTGAATTGAGGATTTTATTGTTCTCCGTATTTTTTATGGGAGCGATGTTCGGATCTTTCTATATTTCCTATTCAATTGCTAAAATTGTCATCGCACCTTTGGCTAAAGTTGAGAAGAAAACAGATGAAATTAATGCAGGTGATTTTGGAACAGAACTCACCAGGCCAGATATTCGAGAACTTGCAAAATTAACTGAATCCATCAATGGGATGGCTCGTAGACTTAAGAATCAATTTGTAGACCTCACACTCGAAAAAGAAAAATTCAATTCACTTCTTCAGAATCTAAAAGAGGGAGTCTTTGCAGTTGATATAACCAACAAAGTTTTGTTCCAGAATAAAAATATTCCAGATCTTTTTATAGCTCCCAATTCCCAATCACAATTGATCCAAGATTGTATTTTGAATCCGACATTACTTCAGTTGATTGATGATTCCATTCGAGATCAAGAAGAAAAGCGAGAAACCATAGTCTCGAATCATCATTATTATAATATTCGCATTTATCCATTACGTTCGAATAATTCCATTTTTATATATATGGGTGTGATCCTGGATGTCACGGAAGAAAAACAAAATCAAATCATTCGAGAACAATTTTTCCAAAATGCATCACATGAATTGAAGACACCGATAACTTCGATCAAAGGTTTCACTGAAACTTTAGAGAACACACTCAAGCTTGCATCCGACAGTCAGGAAAAAAAATTCCTAGATGCAATATTGAGAAACACGGATCGTATGATTCGAATCATCGAAGATATGATGGAGATATCAAAGCTGGAATCTCTATCAACTAAATTGATGTTAGAAAAATTTGATTTAAATGAATTGGTTCAGAATATAAAACTTTCACTCAGCAGTATTTTTGACAAAAAAAACCAGATCCTAAAAATTTCCATTCCAAGTCCTTTTATGATCAATGCCGATTTGGTGCTCATGGAACATTTAATCATAAACCTTGTATCCAATGCCTCAGCCTATTCTAATGAAAATTCCGAAATTGTGGTCCTCGCCCTTAGAAAGGGAGAATCCACTGTATTAGAAGTTATTGATAATGGAATTGGAATTGGTAGCGAAGATGCTGATCGTATTTTTGAGAGATTCTATAGAGTAGACTCCAACCGATCCAGAAAAGGTGGCGGAACAGGCCTCGGACTTTCCATTGTAAAACATATCAGTAGATTGCATGGAGGCGATGTAGTTGCAGTATCGAATCCTGAAGGTGGTTCAATTTTCCGAGTATCTATCCCAGATTGA
- the aat gene encoding leucyl/phenylalanyl-tRNA--protein transferase produces MTVRDFGSFFKDPRKWNRDIVAIGGDFSCDRLFYAYTHGIFPWSENPVRWYCLEPRAIFDLNRVHFSRTVHRKIRKNIYKISFNRSFEAVVRACSHRPNEETWITPGFIEGYTEFHRLGFAHSIEVWNDQMQLVGGAYGVAIGQFFAGESMFSFESDAGKIALYHLFNQLRQDGFELFDTQQLNHFTWELGAYEIPKHKYLDRLDAAVANPKKWIIEPGLSSIH; encoded by the coding sequence ATGACGGTTCGAGATTTCGGTTCATTTTTCAAAGATCCCCGTAAATGGAATAGGGATATTGTAGCCATTGGTGGGGACTTTTCTTGCGATCGATTGTTCTATGCCTATACCCATGGAATTTTTCCCTGGAGTGAAAACCCTGTACGATGGTATTGTCTTGAGCCTAGAGCTATTTTCGACCTGAATCGCGTTCACTTTTCTCGTACGGTGCATAGAAAAATTCGAAAAAATATATATAAAATTAGTTTCAATCGAAGTTTTGAAGCAGTAGTCCGAGCATGTTCCCATCGTCCGAATGAAGAGACTTGGATTACTCCTGGATTTATTGAAGGATACACTGAGTTCCATAGATTGGGATTTGCACATAGCATTGAAGTATGGAATGATCAGATGCAACTTGTTGGAGGCGCATACGGAGTTGCAATTGGTCAATTTTTTGCTGGTGAGTCTATGTTTTCTTTTGAATCGGATGCAGGCAAAATTGCTCTATACCATCTATTCAATCAGCTTAGACAAGATGGTTTCGAATTATTCGATACACAACAATTGAACCATTTTACTTGGGAACTTGGAGCCTACGAAATTCCTAAGCATAAGTATTTAGATCGGCTAGATGCAGCAGTCGCCAATCCCAAAAAATGGATTATTGAACCTGGACTCTCTTCAATTCATTGA
- the argJ gene encoding bifunctional glutamate N-acetyltransferase/amino-acid acetyltransferase ArgJ: MTFPKGFHSFGKNIGIKDDTLDFAVIYSETVCKASAVFTLNNFPGAPVVVGRENVKDGKLQAIVINSKNSNVATGAKGLQDSRDICDAVAESLGIESKDVLPSSTGVIGVPLPIEKILKACRSAKENLKPGNLEEVAHAIMTTDKKEKIAYRNITHNNQTGVIYGIAKGAGMIEPNMATMLSYIFSDFHTEGDLNSDLKYAVDESFNSLSIDSDTSTSDTVVIMTSGLSGTLPTEVFRKNLLDISIELTKKIAKDGEGATKLIIVQVDQARDVEQARKIGKSILNSPLVKTAVYGADPNWGRLIMAVGKVFDEPISYDKFNIFFGDLPVKEANNHQKKALSEYLKTNDEILIRVELGQGNISKRFYGCDLTEGYVQENAYYTT; encoded by the coding sequence ATGACATTTCCTAAAGGATTCCATTCATTTGGAAAAAATATTGGTATCAAGGATGATACACTCGATTTCGCAGTCATTTATTCTGAGACGGTTTGCAAAGCTTCCGCGGTTTTTACTTTAAACAATTTTCCTGGCGCACCTGTTGTGGTTGGACGAGAAAATGTAAAAGATGGAAAACTACAGGCAATCGTAATCAATTCCAAAAACTCGAACGTCGCAACGGGAGCCAAGGGTCTCCAAGATTCTCGTGATATTTGTGACGCAGTTGCTGAATCTCTGGGTATCGAATCGAAAGATGTGCTCCCTTCTTCCACTGGAGTGATTGGTGTTCCATTACCTATTGAGAAAATTCTCAAGGCCTGCAGATCCGCAAAAGAAAATCTCAAACCTGGTAACTTGGAAGAAGTCGCACACGCGATCATGACTACGGATAAGAAAGAAAAAATTGCCTATAGGAATATAACACATAACAACCAAACGGGCGTTATCTATGGAATTGCGAAAGGTGCCGGAATGATTGAGCCAAATATGGCAACAATGTTATCTTATATATTTTCCGATTTCCATACAGAAGGTGATCTCAATTCTGATCTCAAATACGCTGTCGATGAAAGTTTCAACAGTCTATCGATTGATAGCGATACTTCAACGAGTGACACAGTAGTGATCATGACATCTGGCTTATCCGGAACGTTGCCTACGGAAGTATTTAGAAAAAATTTACTAGATATTAGTATTGAATTAACTAAGAAAATCGCAAAAGATGGTGAAGGTGCAACAAAGCTTATCATAGTCCAGGTGGATCAAGCTCGAGATGTTGAGCAGGCAAGAAAGATCGGGAAATCGATTCTCAATTCACCTTTAGTAAAAACTGCAGTCTATGGAGCTGATCCAAATTGGGGTCGCTTGATTATGGCAGTGGGAAAGGTTTTTGATGAACCTATTTCATATGATAAATTCAATATCTTCTTTGGTGATCTACCTGTAAAAGAAGCAAATAATCATCAGAAAAAAGCTCTATCCGAATATTTAAAAACAAATGATGAAATTTTGATTCGAGTTGAACTTGGGCAAGGAAACATTAGCAAGCGATTCTACGGCTGCGACCTAACTGAAGGCTATGTTCAAGAAAACGCATACTATACAACATGA
- a CDS encoding PP2C family protein-serine/threonine phosphatase, protein MRDLVVLFISTAIFFLGLIAILVGLQKNIYRLPVYYYPNGLVLNINDQFKEFWGNKISMDDVAFAKDLNTKFSFAEHEVRIYDKNQSEQIGRFFFFNIKKFDIIRYFSADILTSLIAFITAFWFFYHIRDTYIFLFFLNAAALLLCNFLYIAFDEYFFFFTFFLFMFSFSLLNLSFRFRGKEIPTKYIIPQLVVSAVMGFVIETESENFDLVIRVGFGGLILLLGSIILSVASIVYDIGSYHQQKNILIRKMSLIFSLLLLGFVPVTIVFYDPLGIMAYDRLYLFIIFLVFLSSFIYGTYRYSLVPIQVFFNPTIVALLLVSSVVGTYIVLAFILKQYLSIQILIDSRYFNVFFLLITIIYLIPIRSAFRELVNYYSFKKNANLAASLEKISSQISSPISMKSIVGGINRNMMETLNVNQIMLLIPGDQFANADLRNINFTRISTNSEIWKYFLRSKEVTVTSHLTYGVGLRESLFQYLSKMGIQIAFPIRDSKEKKKNKAILLIGEKVDKQNFSLGELRYIREVSRLASMLLDNYSLLADEIEKKKIMRKLHTASVLDHTLNLIDSNPSEYLRIGYFSIPAVEISGDYLDIINLNPEKVAIFLGDVSGHGLGTGYIVTAIKAITRDMINTEDDLEKIFVNINHFLKEKYGGNEFMTLLGGILNTKTQTFTYINAGHPGLIVVTEDGYLKPYNKTQRVLGILETEYKTGVLQLNNAEKLIIYSDGVTETFGEGESMFGEETLYDVLRKNYHLSADEMPLLLQDRLEVFRKGKELTDDSTFVAIELLSKQLSSDSIK, encoded by the coding sequence GTGAGAGATCTAGTTGTATTATTCATATCAACTGCAATATTTTTTCTTGGTTTGATTGCAATCTTAGTTGGATTACAAAAGAACATCTATCGCCTTCCAGTTTATTATTATCCCAATGGATTGGTTCTTAACATCAATGATCAATTCAAAGAATTCTGGGGAAATAAAATTTCCATGGATGATGTTGCCTTCGCAAAAGATCTAAATACAAAATTTAGCTTTGCTGAGCATGAAGTTAGAATCTATGATAAAAATCAAAGTGAGCAGATAGGAAGGTTCTTCTTTTTTAATATAAAGAAATTCGATATTATTCGTTATTTTTCTGCAGATATACTCACTTCGCTTATTGCTTTTATTACTGCTTTTTGGTTTTTTTACCATATTCGAGATACATATATATTTTTATTTTTTCTCAATGCCGCTGCATTATTGCTTTGTAACTTTCTGTATATTGCCTTCGATGAATATTTTTTCTTTTTTACTTTTTTTCTTTTTATGTTTAGCTTTTCCTTGCTCAATCTATCTTTTCGATTTCGAGGCAAGGAGATTCCAACAAAATATATAATCCCTCAACTAGTCGTCTCTGCTGTTATGGGATTTGTAATCGAAACGGAAAGTGAGAATTTTGATTTGGTGATTCGAGTTGGGTTTGGTGGATTGATTCTGTTACTGGGATCCATTATCTTATCAGTCGCTTCAATTGTTTATGATATTGGAAGTTATCACCAACAAAAGAATATTCTCATTCGCAAAATGAGTCTGATATTTTCTCTCTTATTGCTAGGTTTTGTTCCAGTGACAATTGTTTTCTATGATCCATTAGGAATCATGGCATATGATCGACTCTATTTATTTATTATTTTTCTAGTTTTCTTATCTTCATTTATTTATGGAACATATCGATATAGTTTAGTTCCTATCCAAGTTTTTTTCAATCCTACGATTGTTGCTCTGCTACTGGTATCATCTGTTGTCGGAACTTATATCGTTCTTGCATTTATTCTAAAGCAATATCTTTCGATTCAAATACTTATTGATTCCAGGTATTTTAATGTTTTCTTTCTATTGATTACAATTATCTATCTGATTCCGATTCGATCGGCATTTAGGGAACTCGTTAATTATTATAGCTTTAAGAAGAATGCAAATCTGGCAGCAAGCTTAGAGAAAATTTCCTCACAAATCTCATCACCCATTTCAATGAAATCCATTGTTGGTGGAATTAATAGAAATATGATGGAGACGCTAAATGTAAATCAGATCATGCTTCTGATTCCTGGGGATCAATTTGCCAATGCCGATTTGAGAAATATAAATTTTACTCGAATCTCTACCAATTCAGAAATCTGGAAATACTTTCTGCGATCCAAAGAAGTAACAGTTACATCTCACCTAACATATGGCGTTGGACTAAGAGAAAGTCTATTCCAATACTTAAGCAAGATGGGAATACAGATCGCCTTTCCTATTCGAGACAGCAAAGAAAAGAAGAAAAACAAAGCGATCCTTCTTATCGGTGAAAAAGTTGACAAACAGAATTTTAGTTTAGGCGAACTTCGATATATTCGGGAAGTATCAAGACTCGCTTCCATGCTTCTGGATAATTACTCACTACTTGCTGATGAGATAGAAAAGAAAAAAATCATGCGTAAACTGCATACTGCATCTGTTCTCGATCACACACTCAATCTTATCGATAGCAATCCATCTGAATATTTACGAATTGGATACTTTTCCATTCCGGCTGTTGAGATAAGTGGTGACTATTTGGATATCATCAATTTGAATCCAGAAAAAGTAGCAATATTTCTTGGCGATGTATCAGGACATGGATTGGGAACTGGTTATATAGTAACAGCGATTAAAGCAATCACGAGAGATATGATCAACACAGAAGATGATCTAGAAAAAATATTTGTGAACATCAATCATTTCCTAAAAGAAAAGTATGGTGGCAACGAATTTATGACTCTTCTTGGTGGAATTCTAAATACCAAAACTCAGACTTTTACCTATATCAATGCTGGACATCCTGGACTTATTGTAGTTACAGAAGATGGATATTTGAAGCCATACAACAAGACTCAGAGAGTATTAGGAATTCTCGAAACTGAATATAAGACTGGAGTTTTACAACTGAACAATGCTGAGAAATTAATAATTTATTCAGATGGCGTAACAGAAACTTTTGGGGAAGGAGAGTCTATGTTTGGAGAAGAAACTCTATATGATGTGCTTCGCAAAAATTACCATCTCTCGGCTGATGAGATGCCACTACTTTTGCAAGATCGACTTGAAGTATTCCGTAAGGGTAAAGAACTTACTGACGATTCAACTTTCGTAGCAATTGAGCTACTTTCCAAACAACTATCTTCCGATAGTATTAAGTAG
- a CDS encoding M50 family metallopeptidase, with protein MSSRSFQFILFLSLLLSLISFWDHPLMASVKEFVVLIHEICHAVAALLTGGDVKNIAIHGDESGETVTLPSTLRGSFLFVVSAGYLGTSLIGGVLLYKGFTGRNTKTTLILLAILVFLLTMKYSNVGEFAYTVGVAWSLGIFFAGFLGKHLSSIALVFLGTTISLYSIYDLSDFARHVHQTDAGILAYWLTGYNVNLHDKPPASVLILGYLVAITWSLISIGTIYSFVMRSISHGDGIMHEPSSQSPSGIDPNFQEMFPGELTPEVVDWFLARGLDLNGRPLTGELVDGFQKDSEMT; from the coding sequence ATGTCTAGTCGTTCGTTTCAATTTATTCTCTTCTTGTCGCTACTCCTCAGCTTGATTTCATTTTGGGATCATCCGCTAATGGCTAGCGTAAAAGAATTTGTTGTATTGATTCATGAGATTTGCCATGCAGTTGCAGCATTGTTGACTGGTGGAGATGTAAAAAACATAGCCATTCATGGAGATGAATCGGGGGAAACCGTGACTCTTCCATCAACACTTCGCGGTTCTTTTCTATTTGTGGTATCTGCAGGATATCTTGGAACCTCACTTATCGGTGGAGTTTTACTCTATAAAGGATTCACGGGAAGAAATACAAAAACCACTTTGATTCTTTTAGCAATTCTTGTTTTTCTTCTTACAATGAAGTATTCAAACGTAGGAGAATTTGCTTATACGGTCGGTGTCGCCTGGTCGCTTGGAATTTTCTTTGCTGGCTTTCTTGGAAAACATTTATCCTCCATCGCATTGGTTTTCCTAGGCACAACAATTTCTCTATACAGCATTTATGATCTCTCAGATTTTGCTAGGCATGTTCATCAAACAGATGCTGGAATTCTTGCATACTGGCTTACAGGATATAATGTAAACTTACACGATAAACCTCCGGCTTCCGTTCTGATCCTTGGATATCTGGTTGCGATCACCTGGTCACTGATCAGTATAGGAACCATTTATAGCTTTGTTATGCGATCCATTAGCCACGGTGATGGTATTATGCATGAACCTTCCAGTCAGTCCCCATCTGGAATCGATCCTAATTTCCAAGAAATGTTTCCTGGCGAACTCACACCTGAGGTTGTGGACTGGTTTTTGGCGAGAGGATTGGATTTGAACGGTCGTCCTTTGACTGGAGAATTGGTGGACGGATTTCAGAAAGATTCTGAAATGACTTAA
- a CDS encoding UDP-glucuronic acid decarboxylase family protein, protein MSKRILITGGAGFIGSHLCERLIAEGNEVICLDNLHTGRKKNISHLLNNQGFEFLRHDITDPLKIEVDQIYNMACPASPVHYQSNPIKTIKTNVLGMMNMLGLAKRVNARILQASTSEVYGNPLEHPQNESYWGNVNTIGIRSCYDEGKRVAETLCFDYHRNHYVDIRVIRIFNTYGPKMLPNDGRVVSNFIVQALQGNDITIYGDGSQTRSFCYVDDLVDGIISMMEKDNFTGPVNLGNDGEFTVKELAEHVVRLTGTKSKIIYKDLPSDDPSRRKPDLTLAKKELNFQPKVKLEQGLAKAIEYFKQNLN, encoded by the coding sequence ATGAGTAAACGAATTCTCATCACTGGTGGAGCTGGATTTATAGGTTCCCATTTATGCGAAAGATTGATTGCAGAAGGCAACGAAGTAATATGCCTCGACAACCTTCATACGGGTAGAAAAAAAAATATTTCCCATTTATTGAATAATCAAGGATTTGAATTTCTTCGCCACGACATCACTGACCCACTAAAGATAGAAGTAGATCAAATCTATAATATGGCTTGTCCAGCCTCTCCAGTTCATTATCAATCCAATCCTATAAAAACAATTAAGACAAATGTTTTAGGTATGATGAATATGCTAGGACTTGCTAAACGAGTTAATGCAAGAATCTTGCAAGCTTCAACCAGTGAAGTTTATGGCAATCCTTTAGAACATCCTCAGAATGAATCTTATTGGGGAAATGTAAATACTATTGGAATCAGATCATGTTATGATGAAGGAAAACGAGTTGCAGAAACTCTTTGCTTCGACTATCATAGAAACCATTATGTAGATATTAGAGTCATTCGTATCTTCAATACATATGGTCCAAAAATGTTACCAAACGACGGTCGAGTAGTAAGTAATTTTATTGTGCAAGCTCTTCAGGGCAATGACATCACTATCTATGGTGATGGATCCCAGACCCGTTCATTCTGTTACGTTGATGATCTGGTCGATGGAATCATTTCGATGATGGAAAAGGATAATTTCACAGGACCAGTCAATCTAGGTAATGACGGAGAGTTCACTGTTAAAGAGCTTGCCGAACATGTTGTACGCCTTACTGGAACCAAATCAAAAATCATTTACAAGGATTTACCTTCCGATGATCCAAGTAGAAGAAAACCCGATTTGACACTTGCAAAGAAAGAATTAAACTTTCAACCAAAAGTAAAGTTGGAACAAGGTCTCGCAAAAGCAATTGAATATTTTAAACAAAATCTGAACTAA
- a CDS encoding response regulator, giving the protein MGKNDNIKAKVLVVDDEEDIADLIKVNLETEGYSIDVCHNGLEVLSRVEKNQPDIIILDLMLPGIGGMDLCKKIKEKWNIPVIMVTAKTGETDVVLGLELGADDYIKKPFSTRELTARVRTVIRRAANKEDLEKMENIAIGKISLNATAHKVYVENQEIELTLIEYKLLYLFMSNPGVALSRDKLLDRVWGKDVFVTDRTVDVNIKRLRDKLLTEKDKLETIRGIGYRFRNA; this is encoded by the coding sequence TTGGGTAAAAATGATAATATAAAAGCCAAGGTTCTCGTGGTCGATGACGAAGAAGATATCGCAGACCTCATAAAAGTGAACTTAGAAACAGAAGGTTATTCGATTGATGTCTGCCACAATGGATTAGAAGTCCTATCTCGAGTAGAAAAAAACCAACCTGATATCATAATACTGGATCTAATGCTCCCTGGAATCGGTGGGATGGATCTCTGCAAAAAGATCAAAGAGAAATGGAATATACCTGTAATCATGGTGACAGCGAAGACTGGTGAGACCGATGTCGTGCTTGGACTGGAACTTGGAGCTGACGACTATATCAAGAAACCTTTCTCCACACGTGAACTAACTGCACGCGTGCGAACTGTTATTCGACGTGCTGCCAATAAAGAAGATCTAGAGAAAATGGAGAATATTGCAATTGGTAAGATTAGTCTCAATGCAACCGCCCATAAAGTCTATGTAGAAAATCAGGAAATCGAACTTACCCTTATCGAATACAAACTGCTCTATCTCTTCATGTCGAATCCTGGAGTTGCTCTATCAAGAGATAAACTATTGGATCGTGTCTGGGGCAAGGATGTATTCGTAACCGATAGAACAGTCGATGTAAATATAAAAAGACTGCGAGATAAATTATTGACTGAAAAAGATAAATTAGAAACTATTCGAGGAATTGGTTACCGATTCCGGAATGCGTAG
- a CDS encoding RNA polymerase sigma factor, which yields MIQDILNGNVTKFNTLMLKYEKMVYAVANRKFETNEEKEDFVQDVFLQVYQSLSSFRGDAQFSTWLYQIARNLASKKQNQNQSKDQIQVDDHSIFDNLKLSASETFRKLSNHASIEGQVIKEEIASTIRRLVDSLPARYKNPIHMYYFQNYSYKEIAEKLNLKTNTLKSYIFRGREILREMWSHEKD from the coding sequence ATGATCCAAGACATTCTCAACGGGAATGTAACGAAATTCAATACGCTAATGCTCAAATATGAGAAGATGGTTTACGCCGTTGCCAATCGAAAATTTGAGACCAATGAAGAAAAGGAAGATTTTGTTCAAGATGTCTTCTTGCAAGTTTATCAATCTTTAAGTAGCTTTAGAGGAGATGCGCAATTCTCAACTTGGCTTTACCAAATCGCAAGAAATTTAGCATCTAAGAAACAAAACCAGAATCAATCAAAAGATCAGATCCAAGTTGATGATCATTCGATTTTTGATAACCTGAAGCTGTCTGCTTCCGAGACATTCCGAAAACTAAGCAATCATGCATCGATCGAAGGCCAAGTAATCAAGGAAGAAATTGCTAGCACAATTCGTCGGTTAGTTGATTCTCTTCCGGCGAGATATAAAAATCCAATACATATGTACTATTTTCAGAATTACAGTTATAAAGAAATCGCAGAGAAATTGAATTTGAAGACCAACACATTAAAAAGTTATATTTTTCGTGGTCGTGAGATTCTTCGGGAGATGTGGAGCCATGAAAAAGACTGA
- a CDS encoding Re/Si-specific NAD(P)(+) transhydrogenase subunit alpha, producing MQLGIIKEESFENRVSITPDVIDALKKIGIEVIIETGAGDRAFHSDDQYKAAGATVGSRSEVLSKSDLITCVQFPTEEVSSALKKGQSLMSLFQPVYNKDKIAKLNSQGLTLYSLDTIPRITRAQSMDVLSSQATVAGYKAVLLAATSLSRFFPMLTTAAGTITPTRMLIIGAGVAGLQAIATARRLGAVVDVFDTRPEVKEQVMSLGAKFVEVEGAADASQAGGYAVEQSDEYKQRQAEAIHKFASKADVIITTALIPGKPAPKLIAKATVEEMRPGSVIVDLASIMGGNCELTVDNQTINHKGVSIIGNSNLPSTMPSDASKMFAKNILNFLKLLMKENQVNLDFNDEVIAGTCIAHNGEITHKPTKAALGE from the coding sequence ATGCAACTAGGTATAATCAAAGAAGAAAGTTTCGAGAATCGCGTTTCAATCACTCCAGATGTAATTGATGCTCTAAAAAAAATAGGAATCGAAGTAATCATTGAGACAGGAGCCGGAGACCGAGCATTTCATTCAGATGATCAGTACAAGGCTGCGGGTGCAACTGTTGGTTCAAGGTCTGAAGTTCTTTCGAAATCCGACTTGATTACCTGCGTTCAATTTCCAACAGAAGAAGTAAGCTCTGCTCTTAAGAAAGGCCAGAGCCTCATGTCCCTATTTCAACCAGTTTACAACAAAGATAAAATTGCAAAATTGAATAGCCAAGGGCTGACTTTGTACAGTCTAGATACGATTCCAAGGATTACTCGCGCACAAAGTATGGACGTTTTGTCCTCTCAAGCAACCGTTGCTGGATACAAAGCTGTTCTACTTGCTGCAACTTCTCTCAGCCGCTTCTTTCCAATGCTTACCACTGCTGCGGGAACGATCACTCCAACCAGAATGTTAATTATCGGTGCAGGAGTCGCTGGACTTCAAGCTATTGCGACAGCTAGAAGACTTGGAGCTGTTGTCGATGTTTTTGATACTCGACCAGAAGTAAAAGAACAAGTCATGAGTCTTGGAGCAAAATTTGTCGAGGTTGAAGGAGCCGCTGATGCATCGCAAGCTGGTGGTTATGCGGTAGAACAATCAGATGAATACAAGCAAAGACAAGCAGAAGCGATTCATAAATTTGCATCCAAAGCAGATGTAATTATTACTACAGCCTTAATTCCAGGTAAACCTGCACCTAAACTGATTGCAAAAGCAACCGTTGAAGAGATGCGTCCTGGATCAGTTATAGTAGACTTGGCTTCTATCATGGGTGGAAATTGTGAACTTACTGTGGATAACCAAACGATCAATCACAAAGGAGTTTCTATAATCGGAAATTCCAATCTTCCTTCCACCATGCCATCTGATGCGAGCAAGATGTTTGCCAAAAACATTCTGAATTTCCTGAAGCTGCTAATGAAAGAAAACCAAGTGAATTTGGATTTCAACGATGAAGTT